A genomic region of Mitsuaria sp. 7 contains the following coding sequences:
- the xseB gene encoding exodeoxyribonuclease VII small subunit translates to MEEKTFRDAYEVLQRHAETLRNQEEPNIDDLLDIVNESVDAYKVCKQRIDAVEKALEEALVSAGLEGASRGERAAPAPNENGGKGRPVPSRGFDDMDDDTPF, encoded by the coding sequence ATGGAAGAAAAGACTTTCCGCGATGCCTACGAAGTCCTTCAGCGCCATGCGGAGACGCTGCGCAACCAGGAGGAGCCCAACATCGACGACTTGTTGGACATCGTCAACGAGTCGGTCGACGCCTACAAGGTCTGCAAGCAGCGCATTGACGCTGTGGAGAAAGCTCTGGAGGAGGCGTTGGTCAGCGCTGGCTTGGAAGGTGCGAGCCGCGGCGAGCGAGCCGCTCCCGCGCCCAACGAGAACGGTGGCAAGGGTCGCCCCGTACCGTCCCGTGGCTTCGACGACATGGACGACGACACGCCCTTCTGA
- a CDS encoding UvrD-helicase domain-containing protein has protein sequence MEFYRRVAPEDWNPRGIPGLEPAAWTALRSTGNTSVVAGPGAGKTEFLAQRAVYLLETSICRPPHRILAISFKTDAAANLAKRVQERCPPELAGRFSSVTFDALTKSLVDRFANALPSVWRPTRPYDILFPDKDYLKEFQRGARAVAREEWRNEIGGLDLFRFEADVLGNSKLPLVAAKPTNARELLLNYWWAMSLKYAKPSKLTFSSLNRLAELLLRSSPNILAALRSTYSFVFVDEFQDTTFAQYDFLKSAFMGSSASVTVVGDHKQRIMLWAGARSDAFEQFEADFGAQRVPLLFNFRSSPELVRVQHVVATALDAGAIPTQSQAAAELAKDVVQVWSSSHRQGEAEYLATWVAMDLAARKKRPRDYALLVRQKAEVFERELQPAFAAAGLALRNESKVVGKVSIQDLLVDDIAQVVLALLRLGTKVKAPAAWQLASSAVEFLAGVDSADTLGTRSAEAALEEFLAELRALMDAEEPSEAAAAAVVDKVYAFMDMERIVRSHVRYQRNDMAELIREGLTIHLAECAHAGGSWVDCLDLYEGADQIPLLTVHKSKGLEYDTIAFIGLDDKSWWSHTPGNPEGLATFFVALSRAKQRAVFLFCNERGARQKVADLYQLLTDAGVVETVVC, from the coding sequence ATGGAATTTTATCGGAGAGTTGCGCCGGAGGACTGGAATCCGAGGGGCATCCCCGGTCTGGAGCCAGCGGCATGGACCGCGTTGCGCAGTACCGGAAACACGTCGGTCGTAGCGGGTCCAGGGGCCGGCAAGACCGAGTTCCTGGCTCAGCGGGCGGTGTATCTGCTTGAGACAAGCATCTGCCGGCCGCCGCATCGCATCCTTGCCATCTCGTTTAAGACAGACGCGGCCGCCAATCTCGCCAAGCGCGTACAGGAGCGGTGCCCGCCAGAGCTGGCCGGTCGCTTCTCATCCGTCACGTTCGATGCGTTGACGAAGAGCTTGGTCGACCGCTTCGCCAATGCCCTTCCTTCGGTTTGGCGGCCGACGAGGCCGTACGACATCCTGTTCCCAGACAAGGACTACCTGAAGGAGTTCCAACGCGGGGCAAGGGCAGTGGCTCGCGAGGAATGGCGCAACGAGATTGGCGGGCTGGACCTATTCAGGTTTGAAGCGGATGTCCTGGGGAACAGCAAGTTGCCGCTGGTCGCAGCGAAGCCCACGAACGCTCGCGAGCTGCTCTTGAACTACTGGTGGGCCATGTCGCTGAAGTATGCGAAGCCGTCGAAGCTCACCTTCTCGAGCCTGAACAGACTGGCCGAGCTGCTGTTGAGGAGCTCTCCCAACATCCTGGCAGCGCTGCGGTCGACGTACTCGTTCGTCTTCGTGGACGAGTTCCAAGACACGACGTTCGCTCAGTACGACTTCCTCAAGTCGGCCTTCATGGGCAGCTCTGCAAGCGTGACGGTGGTCGGCGACCACAAACAACGCATCATGCTGTGGGCCGGTGCTCGTTCGGATGCCTTCGAGCAGTTCGAGGCGGACTTTGGCGCACAGCGCGTGCCGCTGTTGTTCAACTTCCGCTCTTCGCCGGAACTGGTGCGCGTGCAGCACGTCGTTGCCACGGCGCTCGACGCTGGCGCCATTCCCACGCAATCCCAAGCCGCCGCAGAGTTGGCCAAAGACGTGGTGCAGGTTTGGTCGAGCTCCCATCGTCAAGGGGAGGCTGAGTACTTGGCGACGTGGGTCGCCATGGACCTGGCCGCCCGCAAGAAGCGGCCGCGTGACTACGCGCTGCTGGTTCGCCAGAAGGCTGAGGTCTTCGAGCGGGAGTTGCAGCCTGCGTTCGCCGCTGCCGGCCTGGCACTGCGCAATGAGAGCAAGGTGGTTGGCAAGGTTTCCATCCAGGACTTGCTGGTGGATGACATCGCCCAGGTCGTGCTGGCCCTCCTGCGTCTTGGCACTAAGGTGAAGGCGCCGGCGGCGTGGCAGTTGGCCTCATCGGCCGTGGAATTTCTCGCCGGTGTCGACTCGGCGGACACCCTCGGCACTCGCAGCGCCGAGGCTGCGCTGGAGGAGTTCTTGGCCGAGCTGCGAGCTCTCATGGATGCCGAGGAGCCTTCTGAGGCAGCTGCTGCTGCCGTGGTCGACAAGGTCTACGCATTCATGGACATGGAGCGCATCGTTCGCTCTCACGTTCGCTATCAGCGCAACGATATGGCCGAACTCATTCGGGAGGGGCTGACCATCCACCTGGCCGAGTGCGCTCATGCCGGTGGAAGTTGGGTCGACTGCCTGGACCTATATGAGGGAGCAGACCAGATTCCGCTTTTGACCGTGCACAAGAGCAAAGGACTCGAGTACGACACGATTGCCTTTATCGGGCTGGACGACAAGTCCTGGTGGAGCCACACACCTGGCAATCCCGAGGGGCTGGCAACCTTCTTCGTCGCGCTGTCTCGCGCCAAGCAGCGTGCCGTGTTCCTCTTCTGCAATGAGCGAGGTGCCCGGCAGAAGGTCGCCGACCTCTACCAACTCCTCACCGACGCCGGCGTCGTCGAGACAGTTGTTTGCTGA